The following coding sequences are from one Rutidosis leptorrhynchoides isolate AG116_Rl617_1_P2 chromosome 11, CSIRO_AGI_Rlap_v1, whole genome shotgun sequence window:
- the LOC139876124 gene encoding uncharacterized protein: protein MAAEKEQKFENQEDRVKSKKRNLPIYRQDCNKKLSSRPRIPKKLGDPGKFVFPCKFGESEVFNVLADLGASINLMPHSLYERLGLGALKPTRIRIRLVNHSFDTAIGIAEDILVSIDSLVFPVDFVIMEMKEDLQVPLILGRPFH, encoded by the exons ATGGCTGCGGAAAAAGAGCAAAAATTTGAAAATCAAGAGGATCGTGTAAAATCCAAAAAACGTAATTTGCCTATTTATAGGCAA GATTGCAATAAGAAACTTTCATCAAGGCCAAGAATTCCTAAGAAGTTAGGTGATCCGGGAAAATTTGTTTTCCCATGTAAGTTTGGTGAATCAGAAGTGTTCAATGTACTAGCCGACTTGGGAGCAAGCATTAACCTAATGCCCCACTCACTTTATGAAAGACTTGGCCTTGGAGCTCTTAAACCAACTCGAATTCGTATAAGATTGGTCAACCATTCGTTTGACACCGCTATTGGAATCGCCGAGGACATATTGGTTAGCATTGACTCCTTGGTGTTCCCGGTTGATTTTGTTATCATGGAGATGAAAGAGGACCTTCAAGTCCCTCTCATCTTAGGTAGACCATTTCACTGA